The Rhodothermus sp. sequence CTCCTGGTGGCTTTAGGCGCAATATTGCTCTTTTTCAGAGAGCGAATTTTTCTTCTTTTACCGATCGGAGAAGGATTGCTCTTCCAACTGGGCGTGCTTATGCTGCTTCATCGGTTACAGCAGCGAGCGCTTACAAAGCGGAAGTTATTTCAACGGGTGGGGTTGTTAGCAGGCATTGTCGGTGTGCTGTTTCTGATCGGGTTCTTTTTCGCAATGCGTTCGACTTCGGCCTATGACCGTCCTTCTCTGTTAGAATTACGAAGCCTTGATTTTATTCTGAGTTTCGTGCTTTTTATACTGTTGGTCCCGGGTCCGGGCATATTGATCTACCTGCTGAGCCGGTCTCAGAAGTCATCGATTTCGTCGCATTGAGTGCGCATGCATGCCGCCTGAGCGGCATCGGGTGCTCCGAGCCACTGGCAAAAAGGCCGTCATTGTCGTACCTTTCCTTCCGGCTTCGTCTGTCTGGACGTGTAAAAAACGCCCGGTTTGAAAGGCGGTACGGAGCTTGCAGCAGCTCGGGGCGGATGGAACCGGTATCGACCATGCGGGCGGCACTGTTATTGTTGCTGATCGGGTGTTTTGGGGAGAGCGCATGGGCCCATGCGCTGCCGCAGGTAACGCGCGTTTCGTTCGCGCCGCGCTCCGATCAGAGCGGCTACGTGATTCGCATTCACACGACCGGTCACGTAGGCGCCTACCAGGAACCGGAGTGGTTGGACGCCCATCGTCTTCAGCTGGTGCTGTATTACACCGAGCCAGCACCCGATCTGCAGCACGATCCGCCGCAGGGACCGATTCGGGCCTACACGATCGAGCCCCGCAACGGCCATCTAATCTTTCAATTCGAACTGGACGAACACGTCACGGCCGAGGCAGCGGCCTATCGGGATCGTTTTTCGACCGACATTCTTGTCGGGTTGACCATCGTTCGGCGCGATCCGCCGGTAGCCGAAGCGGAATCCCTGCCGCAGCCGGCTGCGACGGAATCGGCGCCAGCGCGGACGGTAGCGTTGGGGAGCGAAACTGCCACGATGCCCCGGGTGGCCGATCGCTGGCATCTGGATACGGTCGTGATCGATCCCGGCCATGGGGGGAAGGACCCGGGGGCGGTGGCAAACGGGGTGCGAGAAAAAGACGTTACGCTGGCTGTGGCGCTGAAGCTGGGTG is a genomic window containing:
- a CDS encoding N-acetylmuramoyl-L-alanine amidase; this encodes MRAALLLLLIGCFGESAWAHALPQVTRVSFAPRSDQSGYVIRIHTTGHVGAYQEPEWLDAHRLQLVLYYTEPAPDLQHDPPQGPIRAYTIEPRNGHLIFQFELDEHVTAEAAAYRDRFSTDILVGLTIVRRDPPVAEAESLPQPAATESAPARTVALGSETATMPRVADRWHLDTVVIDPGHGGKDPGAVANGVREKDVTLAVALKLGEYLERLLGVRVVYTRKDDRFVGLRERGRIANEAGGKLFISLHCNALPGNRRVHGAETYFLGLHKTEAARRVMERENSVVRLEDDPSQYDQFTEQELILMTLAQSAYLRKSEKLAMLVQEQFARRVGRVNRGVKQAGFYVLWSASMPAILVELGFLTNPREAAFLKSKQGQAYMASAIFRAVRTFKEHYERELAFPATR